In the genome of Thermanaerothrix sp., the window ATCCACCCGGGAGTACACCGAACAGCCCATGGCGTTGTAGGCCTTCACCGCCGCTTGGGACACTTCCCGAAGCTCCTCTTCCGTCAGTGGTGCGGGACAAAGGTACTCGGTCATGCCGGGGGTGTACTTGCTGTCGTAATCGTAGAAGCCCCCAAGGGGCCTTATCTCCACCGGCGGAAGCGGCATGGCCCCGTCCTCGCCGTCGAAGACCGCCACGGTGAGCTCCCTGCCAGCTATGAACCTCTCCGCCACCACCTTAGGGTCGTAGCGCCTGGCCTCCACCAGAGCCCCTTCAATCTGACGGTGATCGTCCACAATGCCTATTCCCACGGTGCTTCCGCACCGGCAAGGTTTGACCACCATCTTGCCCCACCTATCAAGGGCCCCGGCGAGAAGGTCCATGGGGGATCCGCCCT includes:
- a CDS encoding ATP-grasp domain-containing protein; translated protein: MCISDRDGTLQCLLEAHGIPHTGPRWGACWACMDKDVTRAVLESRGVLIPPGVVVDEGGSPMDLLAGALDRWGKMVVKPCRCGSTVGIGIVDDHRQIEGALVEARRYDPKVVAERFIAGRELTVAVFDGEDGAMPLPPVEIRPLGGFYDYDSKYTPGMTEYLCPAPLTEEELREVSQAAVKAYNAMGCSVYSRVDLRLEEGTGRAYVLEVNTAPGMTATSLVPKSAKAFGWSFEEMLRRICEASIGP